One Oryza glaberrima chromosome 11, OglaRS2, whole genome shotgun sequence genomic region harbors:
- the LOC127754606 gene encoding uncharacterized protein LOC127754606 isoform X1 — MVEEEEKQSSVGRWRCRWLVDVGRWRPSPAEFQAAAAALLPPHDLPAIHRFVREDDRKRALVSRLLQYSLVHHALGMPFHQIRINRTLEGKPYLQNKNANLPGFNFSTSHQGEYVGIASEPLCLVGLDIVCISKPQRETALEFISNFTSYLTDHEWNCIVTADSHDGMLTEFYRYWCLKEAFVKATGTGVGFGLQRLEFHHMNWTNISLRIDGEEDRKWRFWLFKIDEMHLASIAKGHPEDAIDSFRRTLLSDVVIQEEELHMAIEIPEEAFTLLTVEQLIQLHD; from the exons atggtggaggaagaagagaagcagAGCAGcgtggggcggtggcggtgtagGTGGCTCGTCGACGTCGGCCGGTggcgcccctcccccgccgagttccaagccgccgccgccgccctcctcccgccgcacgACCTTCCCGCCATCCACAG GTTCGTCAGAGAAGATGACAGGAAACGGGCGCTCGTCAGCCGCCTTCTCCAGTACTCGCTCGTGCACCATGCCCTTGGAATGCCATTCCACCAAATTCGCATCAACCGCACGCTTGAAGGGAAGCCCTACCTG CAGAATAAAAATGCCAACCTTCCTGGCTTCAACTTCAGCACGTCGCATCAGGGGGAGTACGTTGGCATAGCATCTGAGCCTCTCTGCCTCGTTGGCCTGGACATTGTGTGCATCTCCAAGCCTCAACGAGAAACTGCCCTGGAGTTCATCAGCAATTTCACTTCCTATCTCACTGATCATGAGTGGAACTGCATTGTTACTGCAGATAGCCATGATGGTATGCTAACTGAGTTCTACAG GTATTGGTGTCTTAAAGAAGCATTTGTCAAAGCTACAGGTACTGGCGTTGGATTTGGGTTGCAACGTTTGGAATTCCACCATATGAATTGGACTAATATTTCTCTCCGTATTGATGGAGAAGAGGATAGGAAATGGAGGTTTTGGCTTTTCAAGATTGATGAAATGCATTTG GCATCCATTGCGAAAGGGCATCCAGAGGATGCTATTGACAGCTTCAGGAGAACATTATTATCTGATGTGGTAATTCAGGAAGAAGAATTGCATATGGCAATAGAAATACCAGAAGAAGCTTTCACTCTATTGACAGTGGAACAACTTATACAGTTACATGATTAA
- the LOC127754606 gene encoding uncharacterized protein LOC127754606 isoform X2, translating to MVEEEEKQSSVGRWRCRWLVDVGRWRPSPAEFQAAAAALLPPHDLPAIHRFVREDDRKRALVSRLLQYSLVHHALGMPFHQIRINRTLEGKPYLNKNANLPGFNFSTSHQGEYVGIASEPLCLVGLDIVCISKPQRETALEFISNFTSYLTDHEWNCIVTADSHDGMLTEFYRYWCLKEAFVKATGTGVGFGLQRLEFHHMNWTNISLRIDGEEDRKWRFWLFKIDEMHLASIAKGHPEDAIDSFRRTLLSDVVIQEEELHMAIEIPEEAFTLLTVEQLIQLHD from the exons atggtggaggaagaagagaagcagAGCAGcgtggggcggtggcggtgtagGTGGCTCGTCGACGTCGGCCGGTggcgcccctcccccgccgagttccaagccgccgccgccgccctcctcccgccgcacgACCTTCCCGCCATCCACAG GTTCGTCAGAGAAGATGACAGGAAACGGGCGCTCGTCAGCCGCCTTCTCCAGTACTCGCTCGTGCACCATGCCCTTGGAATGCCATTCCACCAAATTCGCATCAACCGCACGCTTGAAGGGAAGCCCTACCTG AATAAAAATGCCAACCTTCCTGGCTTCAACTTCAGCACGTCGCATCAGGGGGAGTACGTTGGCATAGCATCTGAGCCTCTCTGCCTCGTTGGCCTGGACATTGTGTGCATCTCCAAGCCTCAACGAGAAACTGCCCTGGAGTTCATCAGCAATTTCACTTCCTATCTCACTGATCATGAGTGGAACTGCATTGTTACTGCAGATAGCCATGATGGTATGCTAACTGAGTTCTACAG GTATTGGTGTCTTAAAGAAGCATTTGTCAAAGCTACAGGTACTGGCGTTGGATTTGGGTTGCAACGTTTGGAATTCCACCATATGAATTGGACTAATATTTCTCTCCGTATTGATGGAGAAGAGGATAGGAAATGGAGGTTTTGGCTTTTCAAGATTGATGAAATGCATTTG GCATCCATTGCGAAAGGGCATCCAGAGGATGCTATTGACAGCTTCAGGAGAACATTATTATCTGATGTGGTAATTCAGGAAGAAGAATTGCATATGGCAATAGAAATACCAGAAGAAGCTTTCACTCTATTGACAGTGGAACAACTTATACAGTTACATGATTAA
- the LOC127754346 gene encoding protein ZINC INDUCED FACILITATOR-LIKE 1-like: MAAGDAATPLLETAYQYHEGCPACAVERSKALNPGIPYMRFFHIWIIILVSCLPISSLFPFLYFMIRDLHVAKRVEDIGFYAGFVGASYMFGRALTSTAWGMVADRIGRKPVIIFGIFSAFVFNTLFGLSTHYWMAITTRFLIGSLNGLLGPIRAYAVEVCRPEHQSIGLSLVSTSWAIGLIVGPAIGGYLAQPSEKYPILFPANSLFGRFPYFLPCLCISIFCFVILISCIWLPETLHKHATERNGECKIGSLSTHLVDSEEFVKQHTGPTKDKSLFKNWPLMSSIVLFCIVSFDDMAYTEIFSLWSESDKQFGGLNFSSEDVGQVLAITGASILIYQTFIYQHIVKVLGIINTSRVAVILSMALLCSYPPMTYLSRPWLSIVVNIASMLKNNFVVTINTCSFILQNNSVPQHQRATANGLATTLMSFFKAFAPAGAGIMFSWAQNRQHAFFFPGDQMVFFILIIIEFLELIWTFKPFLAVP, encoded by the exons ATGGCTGCAGGCGACGCTGCGACGCCATTGCTGGAGACGGCGTACCAATACCATGAGGGCTGCCCTGCCTGCGCCGTGGAGCGCAGCAAGGCGCTCAACCCGGGCATCCCCTACATGCGCTTCTTCCACATCTGGATCATCATCCTCGTCTCAT GTTTGCCAATATCATCGTTATTTCCCTTCTTATACTTCATG ATAAGAGACTTGCATGTTGCAAAAAGAGTAGAGGACATTGGATTTTATGCAGGTTTTGTAG GTGCGTCATATATGTTTGGTAGAGCTTTAACTTCCACTGCTTGGGGGATGGTAGCAGATCGTATTGGGAGGAAGCCTGTTAtcatttttggaattttttcagC ATTTGTATTCAATACTCTCTTTGGACTAAGTACACACTATTGGATGGCGATAACTACACGATTTCTTATAGGTTCATTGAATGGCTTACTTGGACCAATAAGA GCTTATGCTGTTGAAGTTTGTCGACCAGAGCATCAATCCATTGGATTGTCATTG GTTAGCACATCATGGGCAATAGGTCTCATTGTTGGGCCAGCTATCGGTGGATATCTTGCACAG CCATCAGAAAAATATCCAATTCTATTTCCAGCAAACTCATTATTTGGAAG GTTCCCATATTTTCTACCTTGTTTATGTATATCGATCTTCTGCTTCGTTATTCTCATAAGTTGCATTTGGCTCCCG GAAACACTACATAAACATGCAACAGAAAGAAATGGAGAGTGTAAAATTGGATCTTTGAGTACACATTTGGTTGACTCCGAAGAGTTTGTCAAGCAACACACTGGTCCAACTAAAGATAAGAGCTTATTTAAGAATTGGCCATTAATGTCATCTATTGTTCTCTTCTGCATTGTCTCCTTTGATGACATGGCTTACACAGAG atattttctCTATGGTCTGAAAGCGACAAACAATTTGGCGGACTAAACTTCTCGTCTGAGGATGTTGGTCAAGTTCTTGCAATTACAG GTGCTAGCATACTTATATACCAGACATTTATCTACCAACATATTGTGAAAGTTCTAGGAATAATCAACACTTCTCGTGTTGCAGTA ATTCTTTCTATGGCACTTCTTTGTAGTTATCCTCCTATGACATATCTCTCAAGACCTTGGTTGTCCATAGTAGTAAATATTGCATCGATGCTTAAAAATAACTTTGTG GTTACTATCAATACATGCTCTTTCATTCTTCAGAACAACTCTGTG CCCCAGCATCAAAGAGCAACCGCAAATGGCTTAGCCACCACTTTAATGTCCTTCTTCAAGGCATTTGCTCCAGCAGGAGCAGGCATTat GTTTTCGTGGGCACAAAATCGCCAACATGCGTTTTTCTTTCCAG GTGACCAAATGGTGTTCTTTATTTTGATTATTATTGAATTTTTGGAACTCATTTGGACCTTCAAACCATTTCTGGCCGTGCCATAG
- the LOC127754605 gene encoding calcium-dependent protein kinase 25-like isoform X2 has product MGQCCTGGGKAVAGDEAEPGTSKAAPPSRGTSSKNGSAKQQPCSPAAKAAATEAAAAASSSKKPAGPIGEVLERPMEEVRTTYSIGKELGRGQFGVTHLCTHKATGEKLACKTIAKRKLANEEDVDDVRREVQIMHHLSGQPNIVDLRGAYEDKHNVHLVMELCAGGELFDRIIARGHYTERAAAALLRAIVGIVHTCHSMGVIHRDLKPENFLLLSKGDDAPLKATDFGLSVFFKEGEVFRDIVGSAYYIAPEVLKRKYGPEADIWSIGVMLYIFLAGVPPFWAESENAIFTAILRGQIDLASEPWPKISSGAKDLVRKMLNINPKERLTAFQVLNHPWIKEDGDAPDVPLDNVVLNRLKQFRAMNQFKKAALRIIAGCLSEEEIKGLKEMFKNIDKDNSGTITLEELKNGLEKQGTKFSDNEIEQLMEAADADGNGIIDYEEFVTATVHMNKMDREEHLYTAFQYFDKDNSGYITKEELEQALKEQGLYDANEIKDVITDADSNNDGRIDYSEFVAMMRKGSGCAEATNPKKKRRDLVL; this is encoded by the exons ATGGGCCAGTGCTGCACGGGTGGCGGgaaggccgtcgccggcgacgaggcagaGCCGGGGACCTccaaggcggcgccgccgagccgcgGCACCTCCTCCAAAAATGGGTCCGCCAAGCAGCagccgtgctcgccggcggccaaggcggcggcgacggaagcggcggcggcggcgtcgtcgtccaagAAGCCGGCAGGCCCCATCGGCGAGGTGCTGGAGCGGCCGATGGAGGAGGTTCGCACGACGTACTCCATAGGCAAGGAGCTCGGGCGCGGGCAGTTCGGCGTGACCCACCTATGCACCCACAAGGCCACCGGCGAGAAGCTGGCGTGCAAGACGATCGCGAAGCGGAAGCTGGCGAACGAGGAGGACGTCGACGACGTCCGCCGCGAGGTGCAGATCATGCACCACCTCTCCGGCCAGCCAAACATCGTCGACCTCCGCGGCGCCTACGAGGACAAGCACAACGTCCACCTCGTCATGGAGctctgcgccggcggcgagctcttcgACCGCATCATCGCGCGTGGCCACTACAcggagcgcgccgcggcggcgctcctccgcGCCATCGTCGGGATCGTGCACACCTGCCACTCCATGGGGGTGATCCACCGGGACCTCAAGCCGGAGAACTTCCTGCTGCTGAGCAAAGGGGACGACGCGCCGCTCAAGGCCACCGACTTCGGCCTCTCCGTCTTCTTCAAGGAAGGCGAGGTGTTCCGCGACATCGTCGGCAGCGCCTACTACATCGCACCGGAGGTGCTCAAGAGGAAGTACGGCCCCGAGGCCGACATCTGGAGCATCGGCGTCATGCTCTACAtcttcctcgccggcgtgcCGCCCTTCTGGGCCGAGTCGGAGAACGCCATCTTCACCGCCATCCTTCGCGGGCAGATCGACCTCGCAAGCGAACCATGGCCGAAGATCTCCTCCGGAGCCAAGGACCTCGTCAGGAAGATGCTCAACATCAACCCCAAGGAGAGGCTTACAGCATTCCAAGTGCTCA ATCATCCCTGGATCAAAGAAGATGGTGATGCTCCTGATGTACCACTTGACAATGTTGTTCTCAACAGGCTCAAGCAGTTCAGGGCCATGAACCAGTTCAAGAAAGCTGCACTGAGG ATTATAGCCGGATGCCTATCAGAGGAGGAGATCAAGGGGCTGAAAGAGATGTTCAAGAACATCGACAAGGACAATAGTGGGACCATTACGCTTGAGGAGCTCAAAAATGGGTTAGAAAAGCAGGGCACCAAGTTTTCAGACAATGAAATTGAGCAACTGATGGAAGCA GCTGATGCTGATGGCAATGGAATTATCGACTATGAGGAGTTCGTCACCGCGACGGTGCACATGAACAAAATGGATCGAGAAGAGCACCTTTACACGGCATTCCAGTACTTTGACAAGGATAATAGTGG GTACATCACAAAGGAAGAGCTCGAGCAAGCCTTGAAGGAACAAGGGTTATACGACGCCAACGAGATCAAGGATGTCATCACAGATGCAGACTCTAATAAT GATGGGCGGATAGATTATTCAGAGTTTGTGGCCATGATGAGGAAAGGATCAGGCTGTGCAGAAGCAACAAACCCAAAGAAGAAGAGGCGAGATCTAGTTCTATAG
- the LOC127754607 gene encoding uncharacterized protein LOC127754607 gives MPHLVRGRLFFGDINDAIAALTTTAADTGGFTHLLSVVSSASISFITDCRPGLSIPNEEVRRVVAGEEGAPPVSAVAPGRLMRVVEHAGVGLRVTRMAVPLRDTEEENLLDHLEPCLDFIDEGRKEGNVLVHCFAGVSRSATIIVAYLMRTEQKSLEEALESLKEVNESVCPNDGFLEQLKLFEEMGFKVDTSSPLYKRFRLKLLGQSYKIGEKIGSYVFEDDPGLSGQPNSSTQDLPNKHTQQTAYRCKKCRRIIAVQGNVVSHTPGEGESCFQWQNKRKGERSYSKEQDCSSLFVEPLKWMTPVEDGALEGKLSCIHCGARLGYFNWSGIQCNCGSWITPAFQISKSKVDISTT, from the exons ATGCCTCACCTCGTCCGCGGGCGCCTCTTCTTCGGCGACATCAacgacgccatcgccgcgctcaccaccaccgccgcggacACCGGCGGCTTCACCCACCTCCTCTCCGTCGTCAGCTCCGCATCCATCTCCTTCATCACCGACTGCCGCCCGGGCCTCTCCATCCCCAACGAGGAGGTTCGCCGCGTggtcgccggggaggagggcgcGCCGCCGGTCTCCGCCGTGGCCCCCGGGAGGCTGATGCGGGTGGTGGAGCACGCTGGGGTCGGGCTGCGGGTCACGCGGATGGCCGTGCCGCTGCGGGATACCGAGGAGGAGAACCTGCTCGATCACCTGGAGCCGTGTCTTGATTTCATCGATGAGGGCAGGAAGGAGGGGAACGTCCTTGTCCATTGCTTTGCTGGGGTCTCCAGGAG TGCTACCATCATCGTTGCTTATCTGATGAGAACAGAACAAAAGTCTCTGGAAG AAGCTCTAGAGTCTCTTAAGGAAGTCAATGAGTCAGTCTGCCCAAATGACGGTTTTCTTGAGCAG TTGAAACTGTTTGAAGAAATGGGCTTCAAAGTTGATACTTCAAGTCCTTTGTACAAGCGCTTCCGCTTAAAATTGCTAG GCCAATCCTACAAAATTGGAGAGAAAATAGGAAGCTATGTATTTGAAGATGATCCTGGTCTTTCTGGACAGCCTAATTCTTCTACTCAGGATTTACCAAACAAGCATACCCAACAAACAGCATACCGCTGCAAAAAATGCAGGAGAATTATTGCTGTGCAGGGCAATGTTGTGAGCCACACTCCTGGTGAGGGTGAATCTTGCTTTCAGTGGCAAAACAAGAGAAAAGGAGAGCGATCATATAGCAAAGAACAAGATTGCTCATCGTTGTTTGTTGAGCCTCTGAAGTGGATGACTCCAG TGGAAGATGGTGCTTTGGAGGGGAAGCTATCGTGTATCCACTGCGGAGCACGGCTAGGATATTTCAACTGGTCAGGAATCCAGTGCAACTGCGGCAGCTGGATCACCCCAGCCTTCCAAATTTCCAAGAGCAAAGTTGATATTAGTACGACTTAG
- the LOC127754605 gene encoding calcium-dependent protein kinase 25-like isoform X1 — MGQCCTGGGKAVAGDEAEPGTSKAAPPSRGTSSKNGSAKQQPCSPAAKAAATEAAAAASSSKKPAGPIGEVLERPMEEVRTTYSIGKELGRGQFGVTHLCTHKATGEKLACKTIAKRKLANEEDVDDVRREVQIMHHLSGQPNIVDLRGAYEDKHNVHLVMELCAGGELFDRIIARGHYTERAAAALLRAIVGIVHTCHSMGVIHRDLKPENFLLLSKGDDAPLKATDFGLSVFFKEGEVFRDIVGSAYYIAPEVLKRKYGPEADIWSIGVMLYIFLAGVPPFWAESENAIFTAILRGQIDLASEPWPKISSGAKDLVRKMLNINPKERLTAFQVLNHPWIKEDGDAPDVPLDNVVLNRLKQFRAMNQFKKAALRIIAGCLSEEEIKGLKEMFKNIDKDNSGTITLEELKNGLEKQGTKFSDNEIEQLMEAVSPHSEATNFSSVRDEMLKLTGLLEIPFNFQADADGNGIIDYEEFVTATVHMNKMDREEHLYTAFQYFDKDNSGYITKEELEQALKEQGLYDANEIKDVITDADSNNDGRIDYSEFVAMMRKGSGCAEATNPKKKRRDLVL, encoded by the exons ATGGGCCAGTGCTGCACGGGTGGCGGgaaggccgtcgccggcgacgaggcagaGCCGGGGACCTccaaggcggcgccgccgagccgcgGCACCTCCTCCAAAAATGGGTCCGCCAAGCAGCagccgtgctcgccggcggccaaggcggcggcgacggaagcggcggcggcggcgtcgtcgtccaagAAGCCGGCAGGCCCCATCGGCGAGGTGCTGGAGCGGCCGATGGAGGAGGTTCGCACGACGTACTCCATAGGCAAGGAGCTCGGGCGCGGGCAGTTCGGCGTGACCCACCTATGCACCCACAAGGCCACCGGCGAGAAGCTGGCGTGCAAGACGATCGCGAAGCGGAAGCTGGCGAACGAGGAGGACGTCGACGACGTCCGCCGCGAGGTGCAGATCATGCACCACCTCTCCGGCCAGCCAAACATCGTCGACCTCCGCGGCGCCTACGAGGACAAGCACAACGTCCACCTCGTCATGGAGctctgcgccggcggcgagctcttcgACCGCATCATCGCGCGTGGCCACTACAcggagcgcgccgcggcggcgctcctccgcGCCATCGTCGGGATCGTGCACACCTGCCACTCCATGGGGGTGATCCACCGGGACCTCAAGCCGGAGAACTTCCTGCTGCTGAGCAAAGGGGACGACGCGCCGCTCAAGGCCACCGACTTCGGCCTCTCCGTCTTCTTCAAGGAAGGCGAGGTGTTCCGCGACATCGTCGGCAGCGCCTACTACATCGCACCGGAGGTGCTCAAGAGGAAGTACGGCCCCGAGGCCGACATCTGGAGCATCGGCGTCATGCTCTACAtcttcctcgccggcgtgcCGCCCTTCTGGGCCGAGTCGGAGAACGCCATCTTCACCGCCATCCTTCGCGGGCAGATCGACCTCGCAAGCGAACCATGGCCGAAGATCTCCTCCGGAGCCAAGGACCTCGTCAGGAAGATGCTCAACATCAACCCCAAGGAGAGGCTTACAGCATTCCAAGTGCTCA ATCATCCCTGGATCAAAGAAGATGGTGATGCTCCTGATGTACCACTTGACAATGTTGTTCTCAACAGGCTCAAGCAGTTCAGGGCCATGAACCAGTTCAAGAAAGCTGCACTGAGG ATTATAGCCGGATGCCTATCAGAGGAGGAGATCAAGGGGCTGAAAGAGATGTTCAAGAACATCGACAAGGACAATAGTGGGACCATTACGCTTGAGGAGCTCAAAAATGGGTTAGAAAAGCAGGGCACCAAGTTTTCAGACAATGAAATTGAGCAACTGATGGAAGCAGTGAGTCCTCATAGTGAAGCTACAAACTTCAGTTCAGTTCGAGATGAAATGCTAAAACTGACAGGACTCCTGGAAATTCCTTTCAACTTTCAGGCTGATGCTGATGGCAATGGAATTATCGACTATGAGGAGTTCGTCACCGCGACGGTGCACATGAACAAAATGGATCGAGAAGAGCACCTTTACACGGCATTCCAGTACTTTGACAAGGATAATAGTGG GTACATCACAAAGGAAGAGCTCGAGCAAGCCTTGAAGGAACAAGGGTTATACGACGCCAACGAGATCAAGGATGTCATCACAGATGCAGACTCTAATAAT GATGGGCGGATAGATTATTCAGAGTTTGTGGCCATGATGAGGAAAGGATCAGGCTGTGCAGAAGCAACAAACCCAAAGAAGAAGAGGCGAGATCTAGTTCTATAG
- the LOC127754606 gene encoding uncharacterized protein LOC127754606 isoform X3 has protein sequence MVEEEEKQSSVGRWRCRWLVDVGRWRPSPAEFQAAAAALLPPHDLPAIHRFVREDDRKRALVSRLLQYSLVHHALGMPFHQIRINRTLEGKPYLQNKNANLPGFNFSTSHQGEYVGIASEPLCLVGLDIVCISKPQRETALEFISNFTSYLTDHEWNCIVTADSHDGMLTEFYRYWCLKEAFVKATEDRKWRFWLFKIDEMHLASIAKGHPEDAIDSFRRTLLSDVVIQEEELHMAIEIPEEAFTLLTVEQLIQLHD, from the exons atggtggaggaagaagagaagcagAGCAGcgtggggcggtggcggtgtagGTGGCTCGTCGACGTCGGCCGGTggcgcccctcccccgccgagttccaagccgccgccgccgccctcctcccgccgcacgACCTTCCCGCCATCCACAG GTTCGTCAGAGAAGATGACAGGAAACGGGCGCTCGTCAGCCGCCTTCTCCAGTACTCGCTCGTGCACCATGCCCTTGGAATGCCATTCCACCAAATTCGCATCAACCGCACGCTTGAAGGGAAGCCCTACCTG CAGAATAAAAATGCCAACCTTCCTGGCTTCAACTTCAGCACGTCGCATCAGGGGGAGTACGTTGGCATAGCATCTGAGCCTCTCTGCCTCGTTGGCCTGGACATTGTGTGCATCTCCAAGCCTCAACGAGAAACTGCCCTGGAGTTCATCAGCAATTTCACTTCCTATCTCACTGATCATGAGTGGAACTGCATTGTTACTGCAGATAGCCATGATGGTATGCTAACTGAGTTCTACAG GTATTGGTGTCTTAAAGAAGCATTTGTCAAAGCTACAG AGGATAGGAAATGGAGGTTTTGGCTTTTCAAGATTGATGAAATGCATTTG GCATCCATTGCGAAAGGGCATCCAGAGGATGCTATTGACAGCTTCAGGAGAACATTATTATCTGATGTGGTAATTCAGGAAGAAGAATTGCATATGGCAATAGAAATACCAGAAGAAGCTTTCACTCTATTGACAGTGGAACAACTTATACAGTTACATGATTAA